A single genomic interval of Arthrobacter methylotrophus harbors:
- a CDS encoding YdcF family protein: MPNSAVAVMIARRLVVAGSIAFVAWLIVAFQLFFNVPVNTPHRTDAVIMLGGASSERLPVAEKLKSDLGIPVLAVSHTGTPGNVSADELCNTLPRPDPSLVCLTLDENDTRGEARAIGKLVAEKGWGSVTVVTSRYHQIRAGTLISQCTTADVQMFASDPELSAGQWLRRFAIETGGLLDALLRPECDSR, translated from the coding sequence GTGCCTAATTCCGCAGTAGCCGTGATGATTGCACGCCGGCTCGTCGTCGCAGGATCTATTGCGTTTGTGGCCTGGCTGATCGTGGCATTCCAACTGTTCTTCAATGTGCCGGTGAACACCCCACACCGTACAGATGCCGTGATCATGCTGGGGGGAGCCAGCTCCGAAAGGCTTCCCGTGGCGGAGAAACTGAAAAGCGACTTGGGAATTCCGGTGCTGGCCGTCTCACATACAGGTACCCCTGGAAACGTCAGCGCCGACGAACTCTGTAACACCTTACCGAGACCTGACCCTTCCCTTGTCTGCCTCACCTTGGACGAAAATGACACGCGCGGCGAAGCACGCGCCATTGGGAAGCTAGTGGCTGAAAAGGGTTGGGGTTCCGTCACAGTTGTAACATCGCGCTACCACCAGATCAGAGCGGGCACATTGATAAGTCAGTGCACGACGGCGGACGTCCAAATGTTTGCCTCCGATCCGGAACTGAGCGCCGGTCAATGGTTGAGGCGCTTCGCCATCGAGACGGGCGGGCTGTTGGATGCTCTACTGCGCCCGGAATGCGATTCAAGATAG
- the thiL gene encoding thiamine-phosphate kinase produces MSIEQQTVGELSEGELLARIFPRLRPSSSVLLGPGDDAAVVAAPDGRTLVSIDTQTQDQDFRLEWNNGYRTTGYDVGWKSAAQNLSDINAMGGTAVSLVVSLTMPPGTPVQWVEDFADGLTAGIVGLGAADCSVAGGDLGRGREIAVTVAVIGSMHGLSAVLRSGARPGDTLALAGTVGRAAAGLALLESTIPVGELNPVQRGLMDSQCRPQPPLAAGPQGAKAGATAMMDVSDGLLRDGARLAEASGVALDLDPIALKALAAPLEAASAPLGRDPMDWILGGGEDHSLLATFPANVQLPPGFTAIGSIQAVAEGQHSGVRIAGMPADTVGWDHFAD; encoded by the coding sequence GTGTCCATAGAACAACAGACTGTCGGCGAACTTTCCGAGGGCGAACTCCTCGCGCGTATTTTTCCGCGCCTGCGCCCTAGCAGCAGTGTGCTGCTGGGCCCGGGGGATGACGCCGCTGTTGTGGCCGCTCCGGATGGCCGGACGCTTGTCTCCATTGACACCCAGACCCAGGACCAGGATTTCCGCCTGGAATGGAACAACGGATACCGGACCACAGGGTATGACGTCGGGTGGAAGTCGGCCGCACAGAATCTCAGCGATATCAATGCGATGGGTGGTACCGCGGTGTCGCTTGTCGTGAGCCTGACTATGCCGCCCGGTACACCGGTGCAGTGGGTGGAGGACTTCGCAGATGGCTTGACTGCCGGCATCGTAGGCCTGGGTGCGGCCGACTGCTCAGTGGCCGGGGGAGACTTGGGCCGTGGCCGCGAAATCGCAGTGACGGTGGCAGTGATCGGGAGCATGCACGGGCTCTCCGCCGTGTTGCGTTCCGGGGCTCGTCCGGGAGACACTTTGGCGCTTGCCGGCACCGTTGGCCGGGCCGCCGCCGGTTTGGCCCTTCTTGAAAGCACCATACCCGTGGGAGAACTGAACCCTGTCCAGCGCGGACTCATGGACAGCCAATGCCGGCCGCAACCACCCCTTGCGGCAGGTCCGCAGGGTGCGAAGGCAGGAGCGACGGCCATGATGGACGTTTCAGATGGGCTTTTGCGTGACGGGGCCCGTCTCGCCGAAGCCAGTGGCGTCGCGCTCGACCTCGACCCCATCGCGCTCAAGGCTCTCGCCGCTCCCTTGGAAGCCGCCTCGGCCCCGCTTGGCCGCGATCCCATGGACTGGATCCTGGGGGGTGGGGAGGACCACAGCCTGCTGGCCACTTTTCCAGCAAATGTTCAGCTACCACCCGGCTTCACTGCGATAGGCTCGATCCAGGCCGTTGCCGAAGGACAGCACAGCGGCGTCCGGATAGCGGGAATGCCCGCTGACACCGTGGGATGGGATCACTTTGCAGACTAA
- a CDS encoding DAK2 domain-containing protein, protein MKRWLGKAETTLGNHSDRLNAINIFPVADGDTGTNLYLTVRAAAAAFVDTSVFDEPVNDVGAVLATAGRAAMEQARGNSGTLFAVFLCAVAEPLTGHTRLSAPLLATALNRAQLRAWSALSEPVPGTMLSVLEAAARAAGECDTAHHRDDSNQALGLALDAAVNAALEAVVRTEDQLAPLHAAHVVDAGGVGMLLILDCLRSAVLGEELQGELLDGLHGYDLQDPHIHAGMPDDDGVEVMCTINLSPLAAATLRQRLDELGDSVIMSQVGSASPVGGAAAQDDDDDDDDDDAAEISYRWRVHVHVPDAEPAVAVIRSLGDPTDISVSQLSMPRDPGLPAGQHGHES, encoded by the coding sequence ATGAAGCGGTGGCTGGGCAAAGCGGAGACGACGCTCGGCAACCACAGCGACCGCCTCAATGCCATCAACATCTTCCCCGTGGCCGATGGCGATACTGGCACCAACCTCTACCTCACTGTCCGAGCCGCAGCGGCGGCATTTGTTGACACTTCCGTTTTCGATGAACCGGTTAATGACGTGGGTGCCGTTCTGGCAACGGCCGGCCGGGCGGCAATGGAGCAGGCTCGCGGCAACTCCGGAACTCTTTTTGCGGTCTTTTTGTGCGCCGTCGCTGAACCCTTGACTGGGCACACACGCCTCAGCGCGCCCCTTCTTGCGACCGCACTGAACCGAGCCCAGCTCCGGGCGTGGTCGGCCTTGAGCGAGCCTGTGCCCGGCACCATGCTTTCCGTCCTGGAGGCTGCCGCCCGGGCAGCAGGTGAATGTGACACCGCGCACCACCGCGATGACAGCAACCAGGCGTTGGGCCTGGCGCTCGATGCCGCCGTCAATGCGGCGCTGGAAGCGGTGGTGCGAACCGAGGACCAGCTTGCCCCGCTACACGCCGCCCATGTGGTGGACGCCGGCGGAGTGGGTATGTTGTTGATCCTGGACTGCCTGCGTTCGGCCGTGCTCGGCGAAGAGCTCCAGGGCGAGCTCTTGGATGGCCTGCACGGCTACGACCTGCAGGATCCTCATATCCACGCAGGAATGCCGGACGACGACGGTGTCGAGGTCATGTGCACCATCAACCTTTCGCCGCTCGCCGCCGCCACACTGCGTCAACGGCTCGACGAACTCGGCGACTCCGTCATTATGAGCCAAGTCGGCAGCGCTAGCCCGGTGGGCGGAGCGGCTGCGCAGGACGACGACGATGACGATGATGATGACGACGCTGCGGAAATCAGCTACCGTTGGCGCGTGCATGTTCACGTGCCCGACGCGGAACCTGCCGTGGCAGTCATCCGTTCGCTAGGTGACCCCACCGACATCTCGGTCAGCCAGCTCTCTATGCCGCGCGACCCCGGCCTTCCGGCAGGCCAGCACGGGCATGAATCCTGA
- a CDS encoding ATP-dependent DNA helicase RecG, giving the protein MNPELQLPLERRIGKRSASVIGKHLGLDTVGELLNYFPRRYLSRGELTPISKLPLDEEATLIARVLSNSTRQMRARRGSLTDVVVTDEAGGGQIPGTLKISFFNGFRARSELQPGRRVMFSGKVSRYGGSLGMTNPDFMVLDEDPEMAGAVDPEKLAAMPIPVYPATAKLTSWSIHKVITTLLDTVEVDSIEDPLPSDIVSREKFLGVGEAYRLIHSPETAMDWQRARDRFRYQEALVLQTALARRRSQLAAEEATARRPLPNGLLASFDRQLPFTLTAGQAAVGKTLAHELAQDSPMNRLLQGEVGSGKTIVALRAMLQVVDAGGQAALLAPTEVLAAQHFDSIRRTLGPLARDGLFGGAGMLGGAGLSDSDPGRGPGSVQVTLLTGSLPTASRKQAMLDAASGNAGIVIGTHALLSDKTSFQDLGLIVVDEQHRFGVEQRDALRAKANRPPHLLVMTATPIPRTVAMTVFGDLETSVLDELPAGRAPISTHVVGLAENPGWAARIWKRSREEIDAGHQVYVVCPKIGDDDDGDFSPGEAEPGDAELSEEGPARELASVTAVVETLSQEPALRDVRVGPLHGRQDAALKSETMASFTANQTQLLVSTTVIEVGVDVHNATLMVILDADRFGISQLHQLRGRVGRGGLPGTCLLVTTLEPGHPSRRRLDAVASTTDGFVLSQKDLKLRREGDILGASQSGGRSTLKLLRVLEHEDVIARARTDAQRLVAEDPGLEGQQALAAAIDEYLNPEKEAFLERG; this is encoded by the coding sequence ATGAATCCTGAGCTTCAGCTTCCCCTCGAGCGAAGGATCGGCAAACGATCCGCCTCCGTCATCGGGAAGCACCTTGGCCTGGACACGGTCGGGGAGCTCCTGAACTACTTTCCCCGCCGCTATCTCAGCCGAGGGGAGCTGACGCCCATCAGCAAACTGCCGTTGGATGAAGAGGCCACCCTTATCGCCAGGGTGCTGTCCAATTCCACGAGGCAGATGCGCGCGAGGCGGGGCTCGTTGACGGATGTGGTGGTCACGGACGAGGCCGGTGGCGGGCAGATTCCGGGAACCCTGAAGATCAGCTTCTTCAACGGTTTCCGTGCCCGCAGTGAGCTCCAACCGGGGCGCCGGGTGATGTTCTCCGGTAAGGTCAGCCGTTACGGCGGATCACTGGGCATGACCAATCCAGACTTCATGGTGCTCGATGAGGACCCTGAGATGGCGGGTGCTGTTGATCCGGAGAAACTCGCGGCCATGCCCATCCCTGTCTATCCGGCCACTGCGAAGCTCACCAGCTGGTCCATCCACAAGGTCATCACCACGCTCCTGGACACCGTCGAGGTGGACAGCATCGAGGATCCGCTGCCTTCTGACATTGTGTCCCGGGAGAAATTCCTAGGGGTAGGGGAGGCGTATCGGCTGATCCATTCGCCCGAAACGGCAATGGACTGGCAGCGGGCCCGGGACCGTTTCCGCTACCAGGAAGCCCTGGTTTTGCAGACGGCGCTGGCACGGCGTCGGTCTCAACTGGCGGCCGAAGAGGCAACCGCGCGCCGGCCCCTGCCGAATGGCCTCCTGGCTTCCTTCGATCGGCAGCTGCCGTTCACGCTGACGGCCGGGCAGGCCGCCGTCGGAAAGACGCTGGCCCATGAGCTGGCGCAGGACTCGCCAATGAACCGCCTCCTACAGGGCGAGGTTGGTTCGGGCAAGACGATCGTGGCCTTGCGGGCGATGCTGCAGGTGGTGGACGCCGGTGGACAAGCGGCGTTGCTTGCCCCGACTGAGGTCCTCGCGGCACAACACTTCGATTCCATCCGGCGGACCTTGGGTCCGCTGGCCCGCGATGGTTTGTTCGGCGGGGCCGGGATGCTGGGCGGGGCCGGATTGTCGGACAGCGACCCTGGGAGAGGGCCAGGATCGGTCCAGGTCACGTTGCTGACAGGCTCGCTTCCGACGGCTTCCCGCAAGCAAGCCATGCTGGACGCGGCCTCGGGTAACGCCGGCATTGTGATCGGTACCCACGCGCTGCTGAGCGACAAGACGTCCTTCCAGGACCTCGGGCTGATCGTCGTCGATGAGCAGCACCGATTCGGGGTGGAGCAGCGTGACGCCCTGCGCGCCAAGGCAAACCGGCCACCCCACCTGTTGGTGATGACCGCCACTCCCATCCCGCGCACGGTGGCCATGACCGTCTTCGGTGACCTCGAAACGTCCGTGTTGGATGAACTTCCCGCTGGCCGGGCACCCATCTCCACCCATGTGGTGGGACTCGCTGAAAACCCTGGCTGGGCGGCCAGGATCTGGAAACGCTCGCGGGAAGAGATCGACGCCGGCCACCAGGTGTACGTCGTGTGTCCCAAGATCGGGGACGACGACGACGGCGACTTCAGCCCCGGCGAGGCGGAACCGGGCGACGCCGAACTTTCGGAAGAGGGTCCCGCTCGCGAGCTCGCTTCGGTGACCGCCGTCGTCGAGACGCTCAGCCAGGAGCCGGCCCTGAGAGATGTCCGGGTGGGACCCCTCCACGGGCGGCAGGACGCGGCCCTTAAGTCCGAAACCATGGCCTCGTTCACCGCCAACCAAACCCAGCTGCTGGTCTCCACTACGGTCATCGAAGTGGGTGTGGATGTCCATAACGCCACACTGATGGTGATCCTCGATGCTGACCGCTTCGGCATTTCACAGCTCCACCAGTTGCGCGGAAGGGTGGGCCGCGGTGGGCTTCCGGGCACGTGCCTGCTGGTCACCACGCTCGAACCCGGCCATCCAAGCCGCAGGCGCCTGGACGCAGTTGCTTCCACCACGGATGGTTTCGTCCTTTCCCAGAAAGACCTCAAGCTACGCCGTGAAGGCGACATCCTGGGGGCCTCGCAATCCGGCGGGCGCTCCACCCTCAAGCTATTGCGCGTCCTGGAGCACGAGGACGTGATTGCCCGCGCCCGCACCGATGCCCAGCGGCTCGTGGCCGAGGATCCAGGGTTGGAAGGCCAACAAGCCCTCGCGGCGGCGATTGACGAATATCTCAACCCCGAAAAGGAGGCGTTCCTTGAACGCGGCTAA
- the rsmD gene encoding 16S rRNA (guanine(966)-N(2))-methyltransferase RsmD has product MSRIIAGIVGGNPLVSVPGNATRPTTDRVKEALFSRLEALDAIDDARVLDLYAGSGSLGIESASRGARSSELVEFDARASEVCQRNADMANQVLGRRTAMVHRSKVESFLERAADDVLWDLVFLDPPYPLDEASLKAVLTKLAFHLDEGAVVVVERSSRSPEPDWPDTLERFADKKYGETKLWFAEPV; this is encoded by the coding sequence GTGAGCCGGATCATTGCAGGCATCGTTGGCGGAAACCCCTTGGTCAGTGTCCCGGGAAATGCCACCCGGCCCACGACGGACCGCGTCAAGGAGGCCTTGTTCTCGCGGCTCGAGGCCCTCGACGCGATCGACGACGCCCGGGTGTTGGACCTGTATGCGGGTTCGGGTTCGCTCGGCATCGAAAGCGCCAGCCGAGGCGCACGTTCGTCAGAACTCGTGGAGTTTGATGCCCGCGCTTCCGAGGTCTGCCAGCGAAACGCCGACATGGCCAACCAAGTGCTGGGGCGCAGAACAGCGATGGTCCACCGCTCCAAGGTGGAGTCCTTTCTGGAACGCGCCGCGGATGACGTCCTCTGGGACTTGGTCTTTCTGGATCCGCCGTACCCTTTGGACGAAGCTTCCCTCAAGGCCGTCCTCACCAAGCTTGCCTTCCACCTGGACGAGGGGGCCGTCGTCGTCGTCGAGCGTTCCTCACGCTCTCCGGAACCGGACTGGCCGGACACCCTCGAACGCTTTGCCGACAAGAAGTACGGCGAAACCAAGCTCTGGTTCGCCGAACCTGTCTAG
- a CDS encoding fused MFS/spermidine synthase — MPSRENESPRERHEGRRFLRTTGQHAAIEADGLIDGAYVLRIGDAEQSHVNLAEPAEIFYEYLRRIGHVVDLAAPRGQAIAALHLGAGALTLARYIEATRPGSEQHAVELERELLDFVLQKLPMPDGTRLETHIGDAREVLAELLSELQFDVVILDIFSGPEAPAHIACQEFYEEAAARLRPDGVLIVNVGDEAALTLVRSQVAAMRRAMPDVAAFAESGMFAGRYPGNIILVGTRWPWPSGWTTELLARGPHPAAVLSGVELDRISR; from the coding sequence GTGCCGAGCCGCGAAAACGAGTCGCCCCGCGAACGCCATGAAGGACGGCGTTTCCTGCGGACCACAGGTCAGCACGCAGCGATCGAAGCCGATGGACTGATTGACGGCGCCTACGTCCTACGGATCGGTGACGCCGAGCAATCCCATGTCAATCTCGCCGAACCCGCGGAAATCTTCTACGAGTACTTGCGCAGGATCGGCCATGTGGTTGATCTTGCAGCGCCCCGAGGGCAAGCCATCGCTGCCCTTCACCTCGGGGCCGGGGCATTGACCCTCGCCCGCTACATCGAGGCGACGAGACCGGGCTCGGAACAACACGCCGTCGAACTCGAACGCGAATTGCTGGACTTCGTGCTGCAGAAGTTGCCCATGCCGGACGGTACCCGCTTGGAGACGCATATCGGAGACGCCCGCGAAGTCCTTGCCGAGTTGCTTTCGGAACTCCAGTTCGACGTCGTGATCCTGGACATCTTTTCCGGTCCCGAGGCTCCGGCACATATTGCCTGCCAGGAGTTCTACGAGGAGGCCGCGGCGCGGCTTCGGCCCGATGGGGTGCTCATTGTCAACGTCGGCGATGAAGCGGCCTTGACCTTGGTGCGGAGCCAAGTCGCGGCGATGCGGCGGGCCATGCCCGACGTTGCGGCCTTCGCCGAGAGCGGCATGTTCGCCGGCCGGTACCCCGGCAACATCATCCTGGTGGGGACGCGCTGGCCGTGGCCCTCCGGTTGGACAACGGAACTCCTGGCCCGTGGGCCGCATCCTGCGGCGGTCTTGAGCGGAGTGGAACTGGACCGGATCTCCCGTTGA
- a CDS encoding aminotransferase class I/II-fold pyridoxal phosphate-dependent enzyme — MTSPAPLSENTSVAPWLRAAGGANLLSADGSLGVTIFEEMTTLANSTGAINLGQGFPDEDGPAEIKAAAQAAITAGANQYAPGKGIPELREAIAAHQERFYGLTPDPQTEVIVTTGATEAIAASLLAFIEPGDEVLTFEPFYDSYGAIIGLAGATHVSAPLLAPDFLPDLNALESAFSERTKVVLLNNPHNPTGAVFPREVLERVVELARKYDAVILSDEVYEHLTFGVQHLPIAGIPGAAERSVTISSAGKTFSFTGWKIGWLSGPAHLVAAIRTVKQFLSYSSGTPFQSAIAVGLALPDEFYAGIASTLQHKRDILAEGLRAAGFGVYAPQGTYFINVDTAPLGIQDSVDLARRLPGLVGVAAIPVPVFCHPEGAERTRSLLRFAFCKKTGVLEEAAARLATLRDKL; from the coding sequence GTGACGAGCCCGGCCCCTCTCAGCGAAAACACGTCCGTCGCTCCGTGGCTACGTGCTGCCGGAGGCGCCAATCTGCTGTCCGCCGACGGGAGCCTCGGAGTGACCATCTTCGAAGAGATGACCACCCTGGCAAACTCCACCGGCGCCATCAACCTGGGCCAGGGATTCCCGGACGAAGACGGTCCCGCGGAAATCAAAGCAGCAGCACAGGCAGCCATCACGGCCGGAGCCAACCAGTACGCCCCCGGCAAAGGCATCCCCGAACTTCGCGAGGCCATTGCCGCGCACCAGGAGCGTTTCTACGGACTGACCCCGGATCCGCAGACCGAGGTCATTGTGACCACAGGGGCCACTGAAGCGATCGCCGCATCATTGCTCGCCTTCATCGAGCCCGGCGATGAGGTCCTGACCTTCGAGCCCTTCTATGACTCATATGGCGCCATCATCGGCCTCGCAGGCGCCACACACGTGAGCGCTCCCTTGCTGGCGCCCGATTTCCTTCCGGATCTGAACGCCTTGGAATCGGCGTTCAGTGAGCGCACCAAGGTGGTGCTCCTCAACAACCCGCACAATCCCACCGGCGCGGTCTTCCCGCGCGAGGTGCTGGAACGCGTGGTGGAGCTCGCCAGGAAATACGACGCCGTGATCCTCAGCGATGAAGTCTACGAGCACCTCACCTTCGGAGTGCAGCACCTTCCGATCGCCGGCATCCCCGGAGCCGCTGAACGAAGCGTCACCATCTCCTCAGCAGGCAAGACGTTCTCCTTCACCGGCTGGAAGATCGGCTGGCTCAGCGGCCCTGCCCACCTGGTGGCGGCGATCCGTACGGTCAAACAATTCCTCAGCTACAGTTCCGGTACGCCCTTCCAAAGTGCGATCGCCGTAGGCCTGGCCTTGCCCGATGAGTTCTACGCCGGCATCGCTTCCACTCTGCAACACAAGCGGGACATCCTGGCCGAGGGTCTGCGGGCCGCCGGTTTTGGCGTCTACGCGCCGCAGGGAACATACTTCATCAACGTGGACACTGCCCCCTTGGGTATCCAGGACTCCGTGGATCTGGCGCGACGGCTGCCGGGACTCGTCGGCGTGGCTGCCATCCCCGTCCCCGTGTTCTGCCATCCCGAAGGCGCGGAAAGGACGCGAAGTCTTCTTCGATTCGCCTTCTGCAAGAAAACCGGGGTGCTGGAAGAAGCAGCCGCCAGGCTAGCCACATTGCGGGACAAGCTCTGA
- the coaD gene encoding pantetheine-phosphate adenylyltransferase — MRRAVCPGSFDPIHNGHLEVIARASGLFDEVVVAVSTNYAKKYRFSLEERMEMARQTLASLRGIIVEPMGEGLLAEYCRHRGISAIVKGLRSSSDFDYELPMATMNRQLSGVETVFLPAEAHYLHLSSTLIKEISLLGGDVSDFVPKSVLKRLLGGESGAEQPRKG, encoded by the coding sequence ATGAGACGCGCAGTGTGCCCTGGCTCCTTCGACCCCATCCATAACGGACATCTGGAAGTCATTGCCCGGGCCTCTGGCTTGTTCGACGAAGTCGTCGTCGCGGTGTCCACCAACTACGCGAAGAAGTACCGCTTCAGCTTGGAAGAACGCATGGAAATGGCGCGGCAGACTCTTGCATCCTTGCGCGGCATCATCGTGGAACCCATGGGGGAGGGGCTGCTGGCCGAATACTGCAGGCACCGGGGAATTTCGGCGATCGTGAAGGGCCTGCGCTCGTCTTCCGATTTTGACTACGAACTTCCGATGGCCACGATGAACCGCCAATTGTCCGGAGTCGAGACTGTCTTTCTTCCGGCCGAGGCCCATTACCTGCATTTGTCCTCTACGCTCATCAAGGAAATCTCACTCCTGGGAGGCGATGTCTCCGATTTCGTGCCCAAGTCGGTGCTCAAGAGGCTTCTGGGCGGCGAGTCGGGAGCGGAGCAGCCCCGCAAAGGGTAA
- a CDS encoding YceD family protein produces MTLDVKDLGRSPGSMRTLTEHVPAPSDLGVALIGVQEGSDIELDLRLEAVHEGILVSGTVFAEVKGECGRCLDPLAYDLEVNVQELFFYEGIELSDEEDDEEQRRVEHDLIDLEPVLRDAVVTMLPFQPVCREDCQGLCSECGVRLEDEPGHHHEDLDPRWAALAELAKSDRQTD; encoded by the coding sequence TTGACGCTGGACGTCAAGGACCTCGGACGTAGTCCAGGAAGCATGCGGACGCTCACTGAACATGTACCCGCGCCAAGTGACCTTGGCGTGGCACTCATTGGCGTTCAGGAAGGCTCGGATATCGAGCTCGACCTGAGGCTGGAGGCCGTACACGAAGGAATTCTGGTATCAGGAACCGTGTTTGCTGAAGTCAAGGGCGAATGCGGACGATGCCTGGATCCCCTTGCGTATGACCTCGAGGTCAATGTGCAAGAACTTTTCTTCTATGAGGGCATCGAGCTTTCGGATGAAGAAGACGATGAAGAGCAACGTCGAGTCGAGCACGATCTAATCGATCTTGAACCGGTGTTGCGGGACGCAGTTGTAACCATGCTGCCGTTCCAGCCGGTGTGCCGGGAAGACTGCCAGGGCCTGTGCTCCGAATGTGGAGTGCGCCTGGAAGACGAGCCGGGGCACCACCACGAGGACCTGGATCCTCGCTGGGCTGCCCTAGCTGAACTGGCTAAGTCTGACCGGCAAACTGATTAG
- the rpmF gene encoding 50S ribosomal protein L32: protein MAVPKRKMSRANTRARRAQWKATAPNLVKTIENGQVVYSLPHQAKVVTDSAGTALFLEYKGRKVADV, encoded by the coding sequence GTGGCTGTTCCCAAGCGGAAAATGTCTCGCGCGAATACACGCGCCCGCCGTGCCCAGTGGAAGGCAACTGCCCCCAACCTGGTCAAGACCATCGAAAACGGCCAGGTTGTTTACAGCCTGCCGCACCAGGCAAAGGTTGTTACCGACTCTGCCGGGACTGCGCTGTTCCTTGAATACAAGGGCCGCAAGGTCGCAGACGTCTAA
- the rnc gene encoding ribonuclease III translates to MSSTEELLKRLGVSIDTETLRLALTHRSYAYENGGIPTNERLEFLGDSILGFSVTDSLYRDNPGLPEGELAKRRSAVVSTRALAGIGRDLGIGEFIYLGQGERLTQGKNKASILADTMEALIGATYLSNDIETARQLVMRLVGPLLRDAAALGAGTDWKTSMQELAASRQLGSIYYAVEGSGPDHARTFEAVLQIAGTAYGKGAGHSKKEAEQEAAADAWRTLNKKAGANGLTTPDSKADAPTDSARSA, encoded by the coding sequence ATGTCTTCAACTGAAGAGCTTCTGAAGCGTCTCGGTGTCTCAATTGACACCGAGACGCTTCGTCTTGCTCTGACACATCGTTCATACGCGTATGAAAACGGCGGGATTCCCACCAACGAGCGGCTCGAATTCCTGGGCGACTCGATCTTGGGCTTTTCTGTGACCGATTCCCTGTACCGGGATAACCCGGGACTACCGGAAGGCGAATTGGCCAAGCGGCGTTCCGCCGTCGTCAGCACGCGTGCCCTGGCAGGTATCGGCAGGGACCTTGGCATCGGCGAATTCATCTACCTCGGGCAGGGCGAAAGGCTCACCCAAGGCAAGAACAAGGCGTCCATTCTGGCGGACACCATGGAAGCCCTTATCGGCGCCACGTACCTTTCCAACGACATCGAGACCGCCCGCCAGCTGGTCATGCGGCTCGTCGGTCCGTTGCTGAGGGACGCTGCGGCCCTGGGGGCAGGTACCGACTGGAAGACGAGCATGCAGGAGCTTGCAGCCAGCCGACAGCTCGGATCCATCTATTACGCCGTCGAAGGTTCCGGCCCGGACCATGCACGTACATTTGAGGCAGTGCTCCAGATCGCCGGCACCGCCTACGGCAAAGGCGCAGGGCATTCGAAAAAAGAAGCCGAACAGGAAGCCGCCGCAGATGCGTGGCGAACCCTGAACAAGAAAGCCGGTGCGAACGGCTTGACCACCCCTGACAGCAAGGCCGACGCTCCGACTGATTCTGCGCGCAGCGCCTGA
- the mutM gene encoding bifunctional DNA-formamidopyrimidine glycosylase/DNA-(apurinic or apyrimidinic site) lyase, whose protein sequence is MPELPEVEVVRRGLARWVRGRTITSVDVLDPRSIRRHTLGTEDFVGNLENCTVLDVVRRGKFLWMPLQAEEPRRTGGAFEAMSNEALPAVALMAHLGMSGQLLMQDPDVPDERHLKVRLRLSRSDGMPEQLRFVDQRIFGGLFVTSLIPTPDGGPGGQGETPLPEIAEEASHIARDPLDPHFSFDDFYRKIKVRKTGLKRVLLDQGVISGIGNIYADEALWRARLHYAKPTDTLKRADALRVVDAAKEVMSDALSAGGTSFDSLYVNVNGDSGYFARSLDAYGRAGEPCRRCSALGLSGVIRREQFMNRSSYTCPVCQPKPRNGRW, encoded by the coding sequence ATGCCGGAATTGCCCGAAGTCGAAGTAGTACGCCGCGGTTTGGCACGTTGGGTGCGGGGCCGGACCATCACGTCCGTGGACGTATTGGATCCCCGCTCCATCCGACGCCACACACTTGGCACGGAGGACTTTGTCGGCAACCTTGAGAACTGCACGGTCCTGGATGTCGTCCGCCGGGGCAAGTTCCTGTGGATGCCGCTGCAAGCCGAGGAACCCCGGAGGACTGGCGGCGCCTTCGAGGCAATGTCCAACGAGGCGCTGCCCGCCGTCGCGCTCATGGCGCACCTCGGCATGAGCGGGCAGCTCCTCATGCAGGATCCCGACGTTCCCGATGAGAGACACCTCAAAGTCCGTCTCCGCCTTAGTAGATCCGACGGCATGCCCGAGCAGTTGCGGTTCGTGGACCAACGGATATTCGGCGGACTTTTTGTCACTTCACTGATACCGACGCCCGACGGCGGTCCCGGTGGGCAAGGCGAGACGCCCCTTCCGGAAATCGCCGAAGAGGCCTCCCATATAGCTCGCGATCCGCTGGATCCGCACTTCTCCTTTGACGACTTCTACCGCAAAATCAAAGTCCGCAAAACGGGGCTCAAACGTGTACTGCTCGATCAGGGCGTCATCTCGGGGATAGGCAACATCTATGCCGATGAGGCCCTCTGGCGGGCCAGGCTCCACTATGCCAAGCCGACGGACACCCTTAAACGGGCCGATGCGCTGCGGGTGGTCGATGCCGCGAAGGAAGTCATGAGCGATGCCTTGTCGGCGGGCGGGACGAGCTTCGATTCGCTCTACGTCAACGTCAACGGGGATTCCGGTTACTTCGCCCGTTCCCTTGATGCCTACGGCCGGGCGGGCGAGCCATGCCGGCGATGTTCGGCCCTTGGCCTGTCCGGTGTCATCAGACGCGAGCAGTTCATGAACCGTTCCTCCTACACTTGTCCGGTCTGCCAGCCGAAGCCCCGCAACGGCCGCTGGTAG